The Seleniivibrio woodruffii genome window below encodes:
- the flhA gene encoding flagellar biosynthesis protein FlhA yields the protein MAAASEYLNILKQKEISFSVFFMAIIAVMILPVPPILLDLLLTLSVALSIIILMVAIHADQPLKFSTFPTVLLIVTLFRLSLNVATTRVILLHGYEGEDAAGEVIRAFGQFVIGGNYAVGIIIFLILIIINFMVITKGSTRIAEVAARFTLDAMPGKQMSIDADLNAGLINEDEARQKRIDIQKEADYYGSMDGASKFVRGDAVAGLIVTAINIIAGLAIGVIMGGMEIMEAAERYTILTIGDGLVSQIPSLIISTAAGLIVSRAGSGGDLSNQLYGQLFNSAKVMGITGGILLFFAIIPGMPKISFILLGALFIYLSRLSRVQTQEKEKEQEKAATEKEKAPVAEEDEVKSLLEMDILELEIGFALIPLVDAAQGGTLLNRIKAIRRQLALEMGFIVPPVRIRDNLQLDANGYSVMLKGVKINSGFIFPDKFLIMNPEGSVANFDGIPTKEPAYGLEAKWVDEPVKDMAEVEGCTIVDPSTVIATHLTEIIKSNAYELLGRQETQELLDKLKEKYPKLVDDVVPGILDLGTVNRVLQALLKERVSIRNLQTIMEILATYGMQNKHPDFLTERVRTILKRQITESFVAADGKLYVFTLPSKVEQLLAASLQKGDDGQEIVIDPSVAQKILSAIIGKCDQCVGKGLPPVLIISPPIRLPMRRFVEKFVHNINIMSHNEISDSVRIESLGMLEIEI from the coding sequence ATGGCAGCAGCTTCTGAATATTTGAACATACTTAAGCAGAAGGAGATCTCGTTCTCAGTATTCTTCATGGCCATAATCGCCGTGATGATTCTGCCCGTGCCCCCTATTCTGCTCGACCTGCTGCTGACCCTCAGCGTGGCGCTGTCCATCATAATTCTGATGGTGGCGATACACGCCGACCAGCCCCTTAAGTTTTCAACGTTTCCGACAGTACTTCTGATAGTAACGCTGTTCAGGCTGTCGCTGAACGTTGCAACCACAAGGGTTATTCTTCTCCACGGATATGAGGGAGAGGATGCGGCGGGTGAAGTTATCCGTGCTTTCGGACAGTTTGTTATCGGCGGGAACTATGCCGTCGGTATTATCATATTCCTGATACTTATCATCATCAACTTCATGGTTATCACAAAGGGTTCAACCCGTATCGCCGAAGTTGCAGCCAGATTCACACTGGACGCCATGCCCGGAAAGCAGATGTCCATTGATGCCGACCTGAACGCAGGTCTCATAAACGAAGACGAAGCCAGACAGAAGCGTATCGACATCCAGAAGGAGGCCGACTACTACGGTTCTATGGATGGTGCGAGTAAATTTGTACGGGGCGATGCCGTTGCAGGACTTATCGTTACCGCCATCAACATCATCGCAGGTCTTGCCATCGGTGTTATCATGGGCGGAATGGAGATTATGGAGGCGGCCGAACGCTACACCATCCTCACCATAGGCGACGGTCTGGTATCTCAGATCCCATCTCTGATAATATCCACAGCCGCAGGTCTTATCGTTTCCCGTGCCGGATCAGGCGGCGACCTGTCCAACCAGCTTTACGGTCAGCTTTTCAACAGCGCAAAAGTTATGGGAATAACAGGCGGTATCCTGCTGTTCTTCGCTATTATACCCGGCATGCCCAAGATATCGTTCATTCTTCTGGGTGCTCTTTTCATATACCTCTCACGTCTGAGCAGAGTTCAGACACAGGAGAAAGAAAAAGAGCAGGAAAAGGCCGCAACGGAGAAAGAAAAAGCGCCTGTGGCCGAAGAGGACGAGGTAAAAAGTCTACTGGAGATGGATATTCTGGAGCTGGAGATCGGATTTGCGCTTATTCCCCTTGTTGATGCGGCGCAGGGCGGAACACTGCTTAACCGTATAAAGGCCATTCGCCGTCAGCTCGCTCTGGAGATGGGCTTCATTGTTCCTCCGGTGCGTATCCGTGACAACCTTCAGCTGGATGCCAACGGCTACTCGGTCATGCTGAAAGGCGTTAAGATAAACAGCGGATTCATTTTCCCCGACAAGTTCCTGATAATGAACCCCGAAGGCAGTGTAGCCAATTTTGACGGAATCCCCACCAAGGAACCCGCATACGGACTTGAGGCAAAATGGGTTGATGAACCCGTTAAGGATATGGCGGAGGTTGAGGGATGTACCATTGTCGACCCCTCGACTGTCATAGCAACGCATCTCACCGAAATTATAAAGTCCAACGCATATGAACTGCTGGGCAGACAGGAGACTCAGGAACTTCTGGACAAACTGAAAGAGAAATATCCCAAACTGGTGGACGACGTTGTTCCGGGAATACTCGATCTGGGTACGGTGAACCGTGTGCTTCAGGCACTGCTCAAAGAGCGTGTATCCATCAGAAACCTCCAGACCATAATGGAGATTCTGGCCACCTACGGAATGCAGAACAAACATCCCGACTTCCTCACAGAGCGGGTTCGAACCATACTTAAACGTCAGATAACCGAGAGCTTTGTTGCGGCGGACGGAAAACTGTATGTCTTCACCCTGCCCTCAAAGGTCGAACAGCTTCTTGCGGCCAGCCTCCAGAAAGGCGACGACGGTCAGGAGATTGTCATCGACCCGTCTGTTGCGCAAAAAATTCTGTCTGCTATAATCGGCAAGTGCGACCAGTGCGTCGGCAAGGGACTGCCCCCCGTTCTAATCATCTCGCCGCCCATAAGGCTGCCCATGAGAAGATTTGTTGAAAAGTTTGTACACAACATCAATATTATGTCCCATAATGAGATAAGCGACAGCGTAAGGATCGAGAGCCTCGGAATGCTGGAGATTGAAATATGA
- the flhF gene encoding flagellar biosynthesis protein FlhF, protein MRIKKYEVFDMKEAMKLIKEELGPEAMILSTRKVVKNNSFGLFSRPIIEVTVGIEDDERVISARKTVGKTVVQDDPFAKTYKPQFRPATAPSASPAAPERSETDRISEVINALGLNRFEGLINDISEIKRQMMEIKSGMKENFVVDLAQPVLEFYNILLKNGVDDDIAYKFLKKIEKRAAAGLTRNQVKNLSVQLLGDLVPLEKDYFSSLKQKVLALVGPTGVGKTTTIAKIAANLSLQLKKSVALITIDNFRIGAVEQLKNYAEIVSIPLRVASSPNELEKIIYECKDFEYVFIDSMGRSQFDNEQIGDLRKFLEVSPLIKVALVLSMSCNHQELSDTFDRYSKLMPEYTIFTKLDETKYFGPLINLPIKKKTPIMLLSKGQNVPDDMEIPDGRKIASQVLREIPSLWSDK, encoded by the coding sequence ATGAGGATAAAGAAGTACGAAGTCTTCGATATGAAAGAGGCCATGAAACTCATAAAGGAAGAGCTGGGGCCGGAAGCCATGATCCTCTCCACCCGCAAGGTGGTGAAGAACAACAGCTTCGGTCTTTTCTCGCGCCCTATCATAGAGGTGACTGTCGGAATAGAGGATGACGAAAGGGTTATCAGCGCAAGGAAGACGGTGGGAAAGACCGTTGTTCAGGACGATCCCTTCGCAAAGACCTACAAGCCTCAGTTCCGCCCGGCAACCGCACCCTCTGCTTCACCTGCCGCTCCCGAAAGGTCGGAGACGGACAGGATTTCCGAAGTTATAAACGCTCTGGGGCTTAACCGCTTTGAAGGGCTTATAAACGATATATCCGAGATTAAAAGACAGATGATGGAGATCAAATCCGGCATGAAGGAGAACTTTGTGGTGGATCTGGCTCAGCCCGTTCTGGAATTTTACAACATACTGCTGAAAAACGGCGTGGATGACGACATAGCCTACAAGTTTCTTAAGAAAATAGAGAAGCGTGCGGCGGCGGGACTCACCCGCAATCAGGTAAAAAACCTCTCCGTTCAGCTTCTGGGCGACCTTGTGCCGCTGGAAAAGGACTATTTCTCAAGCCTTAAGCAGAAGGTGCTTGCTCTTGTCGGCCCCACAGGCGTTGGCAAGACCACAACCATAGCAAAAATAGCGGCAAACCTGAGCCTTCAGCTTAAAAAGTCCGTCGCACTCATAACCATAGACAATTTCCGTATCGGAGCCGTTGAACAGCTCAAGAACTATGCGGAGATAGTCAGCATACCCCTGCGGGTGGCATCGTCCCCCAATGAGCTTGAAAAGATAATCTACGAATGCAAGGATTTTGAATACGTTTTCATCGATTCAATGGGCAGAAGCCAGTTCGACAACGAACAGATAGGCGACCTGCGGAAATTCCTTGAGGTCAGCCCGCTGATAAAGGTTGCGCTGGTGCTCTCAATGAGCTGCAACCATCAGGAGCTTTCGGATACCTTCGACAGATATTCGAAGCTGATGCCTGAGTACACGATCTTCACAAAGCTGGACGAAACCAAATATTTCGGCCCGCTGATAAACCTTCCCATAAAAAAGAAGACACCTATTATGCTTTTATCTAAAGGACAAAATGTACCGGACGACATGGAGATACCTGATGGCAGGAAAATTGCTTCTCAGGTGCTCAGAGAGATACCGTCCCTATGGAGCGATAAATGA
- a CDS encoding MinD/ParA family protein produces the protein MTDQAHSLRKKAWEQNRKATYLSISSGKGGVGKTNFAVNLACLLAQLGKKVLVFDADLGLANVDILLNISVSASIRKYLTGEVALNEIIKRNVYGVDVIPASSGFVELSNLSEQEHDKLLDIFVLLDGQYDFILFDTGAGISENVIRFTSIADMVIVLTVPEPTAITDAYAFMKVVHFQYGIQEIHFVLNRVDDVAGVKGIFESMKNVAQKFLNVELSLLGYLREDKTLIKSVKSQKPICILAPTSPYVKDLLPIAKKITGQLDIELKKQNLYEKLKGVFR, from the coding sequence ATGACGGATCAGGCACACAGCCTGCGAAAGAAAGCATGGGAGCAGAACAGAAAGGCAACGTACCTCTCTATATCCAGCGGAAAAGGGGGAGTCGGCAAGACAAATTTTGCCGTTAACCTCGCATGTCTGCTGGCTCAGCTAGGCAAAAAAGTCCTTGTTTTCGACGCAGATCTCGGACTGGCCAACGTTGACATTCTGCTCAATATCAGTGTTTCAGCCTCTATCAGAAAGTATCTGACGGGGGAGGTTGCTCTTAACGAGATCATAAAGCGCAATGTTTACGGCGTGGATGTGATTCCCGCCTCAAGCGGCTTTGTGGAGCTTTCGAATCTGTCGGAACAGGAGCACGACAAGCTTCTGGATATTTTCGTTCTGCTTGACGGACAGTATGACTTCATTCTGTTCGACACAGGTGCGGGTATCTCCGAAAACGTGATAAGGTTCACCTCCATTGCGGACATGGTCATCGTGCTGACAGTACCCGAACCAACCGCAATAACCGACGCATACGCTTTTATGAAGGTCGTTCATTTTCAGTACGGCATTCAGGAGATCCACTTTGTTCTCAACAGGGTGGACGATGTCGCAGGGGTTAAGGGGATTTTTGAGAGCATGAAAAACGTCGCTCAGAAGTTCCTGAACGTGGAGCTTTCGCTGCTGGGATATCTGCGGGAGGACAAGACACTTATAAAGTCTGTCAAAAGCCAGAAACCCATATGCATACTCGCTCCCACCTCACCCTATGTCAAAGACCTTCTGCCCATCGCAAAGAAAATAACAGGGCAGTTGGACATCGAGCTGAAAAAACAGAATCTCTACGAGAAGCTGAAAGGCGTATTCAGGTGA
- a CDS encoding FliA/WhiG family RNA polymerase sigma factor, with the protein MTPYESASGNKFSREEKDQIISEFMPRIKSWVLRISTTLPDSVDVDDLYSSACLGLIESLERFDKDRNVNFYTYGERRIKGAILDTLRNLDFLPRNVRTRLKQLERHMESHYRHSGTKPSVEDIVKNSDFTETEVHRLQELMENDKLLSLDESIGPDGESTMVDFIRFAGLTPEDETVRNRLVDKLAEEIDALNEKEKYVVSLYYYEELTMKEIAEVLGITESRVSQIHSAAAAKLQKRLREFYE; encoded by the coding sequence GTGACGCCATACGAGTCTGCATCCGGCAACAAATTCAGCAGAGAAGAGAAGGACCAGATAATTTCGGAGTTCATGCCGAGAATCAAGTCGTGGGTTCTCCGGATCAGCACAACTCTTCCTGACAGCGTGGATGTTGACGACCTCTATTCCTCCGCCTGTCTGGGGCTCATAGAGTCTCTGGAAAGGTTTGACAAAGACAGAAACGTAAATTTCTATACATACGGCGAAAGGCGTATCAAAGGAGCTATCCTTGATACCCTGCGCAACCTCGATTTCCTCCCCAGAAACGTGCGCACAAGGCTGAAACAGCTTGAAAGGCACATGGAAAGCCACTACAGACACTCCGGAACTAAGCCCAGTGTGGAGGATATCGTTAAAAACAGCGACTTCACCGAAACCGAGGTGCACAGGCTTCAGGAGCTTATGGAAAACGACAAGCTCTTAAGTCTCGACGAATCCATAGGTCCTGACGGCGAAAGCACGATGGTGGATTTCATCCGCTTCGCAGGCCTGACCCCCGAAGACGAAACAGTGCGCAACAGGCTGGTGGACAAACTGGCCGAAGAGATAGACGCACTCAATGAAAAAGAGAAATATGTGGTCTCTCTGTATTATTATGAGGAGCTCACTATGAAGGAGATAGCTGAGGTTCTCGGCATCACCGAATCCCGTGTGTCGCAGATCCACTCTGCGGCGGCGGCCAAACTTCAGAAGAGACTGAGGGAGTTTTATGAATAG
- a CDS encoding protein-glutamate methylesterase/protein-glutamine glutaminase, whose translation MNRITVLVVDDSAFMRKAIEGMLAKDPDIQVVGTASNGIEAIEKVKTLKPDVVTLDIEMPRMDGLTALEKIMAENPLPVIMVSSLTTEGAEATLRALDLGAVDFIPKDKSFASFGVLKIEDDLREKIKNFGRRKAFFARTVRKPIAPSGIAAPAAPLITRAAPKITSKKKLVIIGTSTGGPQSLQKVIPMLPADLGVPVLVVQHMPPNFTKSLAQRLDSLSKVHVVEAQGKEQLEPNTVYIAKGGIHLKLKKMGVHYYTELSPEPANSLHIPSVDVTAASVAENIGRDALGVIMTGMGSDGMKGLQLLKLKGGNVIAQNEASCVVYGMPRAVVEANIHDEVVPLDEIYQRIVAYCK comes from the coding sequence ATGAATAGAATCACTGTGCTTGTTGTTGATGATTCGGCCTTCATGCGTAAGGCCATTGAAGGCATGCTCGCCAAAGACCCGGACATTCAGGTGGTTGGCACAGCCAGCAACGGCATCGAAGCAATAGAAAAAGTTAAAACACTGAAGCCCGACGTGGTCACTCTGGACATCGAGATGCCCAGAATGGACGGACTCACCGCCCTTGAAAAGATAATGGCTGAGAACCCTCTTCCCGTTATCATGGTCAGCTCGCTCACCACAGAGGGAGCGGAAGCGACCCTGCGCGCCCTGGATCTGGGTGCGGTGGACTTTATTCCCAAAGATAAATCTTTTGCCAGCTTCGGCGTACTCAAGATAGAAGACGACCTGCGTGAGAAGATAAAAAACTTCGGCAGAAGAAAGGCTTTCTTCGCCCGCACCGTCAGAAAGCCCATAGCCCCCTCGGGCATTGCTGCTCCGGCCGCACCGCTGATCACCAGAGCGGCGCCCAAAATAACCTCTAAAAAGAAACTGGTCATAATAGGCACATCAACCGGCGGCCCCCAGTCTCTGCAAAAGGTTATTCCCATGCTTCCTGCGGATCTCGGCGTTCCTGTGCTGGTGGTTCAGCACATGCCCCCCAACTTCACAAAATCCCTCGCCCAGAGACTCGACTCTCTCAGCAAGGTGCACGTTGTGGAGGCGCAGGGCAAGGAACAGCTGGAACCCAACACTGTGTACATCGCCAAAGGCGGCATACACCTGAAACTTAAAAAAATGGGAGTCCATTATTATACTGAATTAAGCCCCGAACCTGCAAACTCGCTCCACATACCCAGTGTCGATGTCACTGCCGCATCCGTGGCCGAAAACATCGGAAGGGATGCGCTGGGGGTTATCATGACAGGAATGGGCTCAGACGGAATGAAAGGACTTCAGCTGCTTAAGCTGAAAGGCGGAAACGTAATAGCCCAGAACGAAGCTTCCTGCGTGGTCTACGGCATGCCCAGAGCGGTTGTCGAGGCAAACATTCATGACGAGGTCGTTCCGCTGGACGAAATCTACCAGCGCATAGTGGCATACTGCAAGTGA
- the fliM gene encoding flagellar motor switch protein FliM — protein sequence MADILSQEEIDALLSTVSTDDEMSDDTVEQLDFVPKKISVYDFRRPDRVSKEQLRSIRNLHDKFARNFSSTLSNYLRTITDITLTSVDQMTYGEFLMSLPDPTSFNIISMIPMEGNTVLEINPSLVFPIVDKLLGGTGKPLFNTRELTTLEQHIMDGILSLILKDLEEVWRQIIPNIRMKKELSENSPHIIQIVSQNEVVILVVFEVKFGEVLGMMNLCIPAIVLEPVLGKISSTDWLIGSKKGAVGDNEHEILGILNDTEISTNVYMGHSKLSIEDILELSKGDLIMFKVKSEKPCEIFLNNKKKFMGTVGTLGVKKAVKITEFLTENNDENTAE from the coding sequence ATGGCGGATATTCTTAGTCAGGAGGAGATTGACGCCCTGTTGTCCACAGTATCGACAGACGACGAGATGTCGGATGATACTGTTGAACAGTTGGACTTCGTCCCCAAGAAAATATCCGTATACGACTTCCGCAGACCCGACCGGGTCAGCAAGGAACAGTTGCGCTCAATACGCAACCTCCACGATAAATTCGCCAGAAACTTCTCTTCCACGCTCTCAAACTACCTGAGAACCATAACGGACATTACCCTTACATCCGTTGACCAGATGACCTACGGCGAGTTCCTTATGTCGCTGCCCGACCCCACCAGCTTCAACATCATCAGCATGATACCCATGGAGGGAAACACAGTCCTTGAGATCAACCCCTCTCTGGTTTTCCCCATAGTTGACAAACTGCTGGGAGGAACAGGCAAGCCCCTTTTCAACACAAGGGAACTGACCACCCTTGAACAGCATATCATGGACGGAATCCTTAGCCTCATACTGAAAGACCTTGAAGAGGTCTGGAGGCAGATCATCCCCAATATAAGAATGAAGAAGGAACTGTCGGAAAACAGCCCCCACATCATTCAGATCGTTTCCCAGAACGAGGTCGTCATTCTGGTGGTGTTCGAGGTCAAGTTCGGCGAGGTGCTGGGCATGATGAACCTCTGCATCCCCGCAATCGTTCTTGAGCCGGTACTGGGCAAAATAAGCTCCACCGACTGGCTGATAGGCTCCAAGAAAGGAGCTGTCGGCGACAACGAGCACGAAATTCTTGGCATCCTGAACGACACCGAAATAAGCACAAACGTATACATGGGTCACAGCAAACTGAGCATTGAGGATATCCTTGAGCTTTCCAAAGGGGATCTCATCATGTTCAAGGTAAAAAGCGAAAAGCCCTGCGAGATTTTCCTGAACAACAAAAAGAAATTCATGGGAACCGTGGGCACCCTCGGGGTTAAGAAGGCTGTGAAAATTACCGAATTTTTAACGGAGAACAACGATGAAAACACCGCTGAGTGA
- the fliN gene encoding flagellar motor switch protein FliN encodes MKTPLSDSRHTNFTDVLASVFQNTLDSMFDKDISVSFAQVSSAGPEDLSGGYEEQTLILATEEKTGTEAGLMFNTVDITYMTNLMMMMDEPGKDSLEPDDKDAIKELTSQMLAACSVPVEEKTGTKVSFRIDDVMVNDAPALFQADEYMIVDAAISIGSTKTTFRFFTDAALLNAFSKGGSAGAGLSDEPDFGAAFKFPDDEGVHIPDLGGGGGSHHTPGNLDLLLDIDVPVSVKMGSTNMFLKDILTMGSGNIIELDESADEPVELVINNKVIARGEVVIVDGYFGFRIKEIVSRAERIKKLKD; translated from the coding sequence ATGAAAACACCGCTGAGTGACAGCAGACATACAAATTTCACCGATGTCCTTGCATCCGTTTTCCAGAACACTCTGGACAGCATGTTCGACAAGGATATCTCGGTCTCCTTTGCGCAGGTCAGCTCGGCAGGGCCGGAAGACCTCTCCGGAGGCTACGAAGAGCAGACGCTCATCCTCGCCACAGAGGAGAAAACCGGAACTGAAGCGGGTCTGATGTTCAACACCGTTGACATCACATATATGACAAACCTTATGATGATGATGGACGAACCGGGCAAGGACAGTCTTGAACCGGACGACAAGGACGCAATAAAAGAGCTTACCTCGCAGATGCTTGCCGCATGCAGTGTTCCTGTTGAGGAGAAGACCGGAACTAAGGTTTCCTTCAGGATAGACGATGTTATGGTTAACGATGCGCCTGCACTGTTTCAGGCGGATGAATATATGATAGTCGATGCCGCAATAAGCATCGGCTCAACAAAGACCACCTTCCGTTTCTTTACTGATGCCGCACTGCTGAATGCCTTTTCAAAAGGCGGTTCCGCAGGGGCCGGACTCTCCGACGAACCCGATTTCGGAGCCGCATTCAAGTTCCCTGACGATGAGGGTGTGCATATTCCCGACCTCGGCGGAGGGGGCGGAAGCCACCATACCCCCGGCAACCTGGACCTGCTTCTTGATATTGATGTTCCCGTAAGTGTAAAAATGGGTTCGACCAATATGTTTTTAAAGGATATACTAACAATGGGCTCCGGAAACATAATAGAACTGGACGAATCCGCTGACGAACCTGTTGAACTTGTAATTAACAACAAAGTCATCGCACGGGGTGAAGTTGTCATCGTCGACGGTTATTTCGGCTTCAGAATTAAAGAAATTGTCAGCCGTGCCGAAAGAATAAAGAAATTAAAAGATTGA
- a CDS encoding response regulator: protein MAYDHVIITVDDSSTMRRIIKNTLTKLGFTNVLEAGNGVEGLDVLAKNEVDLIITDWNMPEMDGLTFVKTLRAKDEYKETPILMVTTEAAKEDILTALRSGVNNYVVKPFTPDTLQEKVNKLLGL, encoded by the coding sequence ATGGCTTACGACCATGTGATTATAACAGTGGACGATTCTTCAACGATGCGCAGGATCATCAAAAATACACTCACAAAACTCGGCTTCACGAACGTTCTTGAAGCGGGCAACGGAGTGGAAGGTCTTGATGTCCTTGCTAAAAACGAAGTTGATTTGATAATCACCGACTGGAACATGCCTGAAATGGATGGTCTGACCTTCGTAAAAACACTCAGAGCGAAGGACGAATACAAAGAGACCCCCATTCTTATGGTTACTACAGAAGCCGCCAAAGAAGATATCCTGACTGCGCTGCGCAGCGGTGTAAACAACTATGTTGTAAAACCTTTCACACCGGATACTCTTCAGGAGAAGGTGAACAAACTTCTGGGACTGTAA
- a CDS encoding protein phosphatase CheZ: protein MSGYKDINELLDIARCINEGKYDVAGVDVNAENELYHIAQYFSEAVNKLKTVYDTVEDSYEDLPGFEDTLKAIIADSKTASENVLSCVDKINFITDDIRENIQTIKNQVAAGQFSQAGGIIDRLRDKALGGQDTCFDIIASLEFQDITKQKIDKLVKIIYDLQERLAHLVLMFGVKENKIDVQMLDMIKDKKDLLKDQNLVDELLKEFGQ, encoded by the coding sequence ATGTCCGGTTACAAAGATATTAATGAACTTCTGGATATCGCCAGATGTATCAACGAAGGAAAATATGACGTTGCCGGCGTTGACGTAAACGCTGAAAACGAACTCTATCATATCGCTCAGTATTTCAGCGAAGCCGTAAACAAGCTGAAAACAGTGTACGATACGGTGGAAGACAGCTATGAAGACCTCCCCGGATTCGAAGACACCCTTAAAGCAATAATAGCAGATTCAAAAACCGCATCGGAGAACGTTCTCTCCTGTGTGGATAAAATCAATTTTATAACAGACGACATCAGAGAAAATATTCAGACCATTAAAAATCAGGTGGCCGCAGGACAGTTCAGCCAGGCCGGCGGAATAATCGACAGACTGCGGGACAAAGCTCTGGGAGGACAGGATACATGCTTCGACATTATCGCCTCTCTGGAATTTCAGGATATCACCAAGCAAAAGATAGATAAACTTGTTAAAATAATCTACGACCTTCAGGAAAGACTCGCTCACCTCGTTCTTATGTTCGGCGTGAAAGAGAACAAAATTGATGTACAGATGCTTGATATGATAAAAGATAAAAAAGACCTTCTTAAGGACCAGAATCTTGTTGACGAGCTCCTCAAAGAGTTCGGTCAGTAA